A genome region from Pan troglodytes isolate AG18354 chromosome 3, NHGRI_mPanTro3-v2.0_pri, whole genome shotgun sequence includes the following:
- the TMEM165 gene encoding putative divalent cation/proton antiporter TMEM165 isoform X3 — protein MEIPMQKIFTPAAPVHTNKEDPATQTNLGFIHAFVAAISVIIVSELGDKTFFIAAIMAMRYNRLTVLAGAMLALGLMTCLSVLFGYATTVIPRVYTYYVSTVLFAIFGIRMLREGLKMSPDEGQEELEEVQAELKKKDEEFQRTKLLNGPGDVETGTSITVPQKKWLHFISPIFVQALTLTFLAEWGDRSQLTTIVLAAREDPYGVAVGGTVGHCLCTGLAVIGGRMIAQKISVRTVTIIGGIVFLAFAFSALFISPDSGF, from the exons aaaatatttacaccagcaGCTCCAGTTCATACCAATAAAGAAGATCCTGCTACCCAAACTAATTTGGGATTTATCCATGCATTTGTCGCTGCCATATCAGTTATTATTGTATCTGAATTGGGTGATAAGACATTTTTTATAGCAGCCATCATGGCAATGCGCTATAACCGCCTGACCGTGCTGGCTGGTGCAATGCTTGCCTTGGGACTAATGACATGCTTGTCAG ttttgtttggctatgccacCACAGTCATCCCCAGGGTCTATACATACTATGTTTCAACTGTATTATTTGCCATTTTTGGCATTAGAATGCTTCGGGAAGGCTTAAAGATGAGCCCTGATGAGGGTCAAGAGGAACTGGAAGAAGTTCAAGCTGaattaaagaagaaagatgaagaa tttcaacGAACCAAACTTTTAAATGGACCGGGAGATGTTGAAACGGGTACAAGCATAACAGTACCTCAGAAAAAGTGGTTGCATTTTATTTCACCCATTTTTGTTCAAGCTCTTACATTAACATTCTTAGCAGAATGGGGTGATCGCTCTCAACTAACTACAATTGTATTGGCAGCTAGAGAG GACCCCTATGGTGTAGCCGTGGGTGGAACTGTGGGGCACTGCCTGTGCACGGGATTGGCAGTAATTGGAGGAAGAATGATAGCACAGAAAATCTCTGTCAGAACTG tGACAATCATAGGAGGCATCGTTTTTTTGGCGTTTGCATTTTCTGCACTATTTATAAGCCCTGATTCTGGTTTTTAA